The following proteins are co-located in the Heteronotia binoei isolate CCM8104 ecotype False Entrance Well chromosome 8, APGP_CSIRO_Hbin_v1, whole genome shotgun sequence genome:
- the GLT8D2 gene encoding glycosyltransferase 8 domain-containing protein 2 → MALLRKINQILLFLLVFTICVILYNKVHKMPSTLLKNEPVDLESPEEMEEDIPVVICAAAGRMGAAFAAISSIYSNSDSNILFYIVGLKNSILHIRKWIENSKLKDIKFKIVEFNPMVLKGKLRPDAARPELLQPLNFVRFYLPLLIHEHEKVIYLDDDVIVQGDIQELYDTKLAPGHAAAFSDDCDLPSTHEMVRSVGMQNTYMGFLDYRKQIIRDLGISPSTCSFNPGVFVANMTEWKHQRITKQLEKWMQKNAEENLYSSTLAGGVATPPMLIVFHGKYSPITPLWHIRHLGWSPDARYSEQFLHEAKLLHWNGRYKPWDYPSIHTDLWEKWFVPDPSGTFKLIRPNS, encoded by the exons ATGGCTTTACTCCGAAAAA TTAATCAGATTCTACTGTTCCTACTTGTTTTTACCATCTGTGTCATTCTTTATAACAAAGTTCACAAGATGCCATCTACCTTGCTAAAGAATGAACCAG ttgaCTTGGAGAGCCCGGAAGAAATGGAAGAAGACATTCCTGTGGTGATATGTGCTGCAGCAGGAAGAATGGGAGCAGCATTTGCAGCAATCAGCAGCATTTACAGCAACTCTGATTCAAACATCTTGTTCTATATCGTTGGCCTCAAGAACAGCATCCTACATATCAG AAAATGGATTGAAAATTCCAAACTGAAAGATATAAAGTTTAAAATTGTGGAATTTAACCCCATGGTACTAAAAGGGAAACTCCGACCAGATGCAGCCCGCCCTGAGTTACTTCAACCT CTGAACTTTGTTCGATTTTACCTTCCTCTACTTATCCACGAACATGAGAAAGTGATATATCTTGATGATGATGTAATTGTCCAAG gtgACATTCAAGAACTGTATGACACCAAGCTAGCTCCTGGGCACGCTGCAGCTTTTTCAGATGACTGTGATTTGCCATCGACTCATGAAATGGTCAGAAGTGTAGGAATGCAG aacacCTATATGGGATTCCTAGACTACCGGAAACAAATAATTCGTGATCTTGGCATTAGCCCCAGCACCTGCTCCTTTAACCCTGGTGTCTTTGTCGCTAACATGACGGAATGGAAGCACCAACGAATTACAAAGCAGTTAGAGAAATGGATGCAAAAAAATGCTGA aGAAAACCTTTACAGCAGCACTCTTGCAGGAGGTGTGGCCACTCCCCCAATGCTCATTGTATTCCATGGAAAATATTCACCCATTACTCCTCTGTGGCATATTCGCCATCTAG GCTGGAGTCCTGATGCCAGGTACTCAGAACAGTTTCTTCATGAAGCCAAGTTACTTCACTGGAATGGAAGATACAAGCCTTGGGACTACCCCAGTATTCACACTGACCTTTGGGAAAAGTGGTTTGTCCCTGATCCTTCAGGGACATTTAAACTGATTCGTCCTAACAGCTGA
- the TDG gene encoding G/T mismatch-specific thymine DNA glycosylase isoform X2, with the protein MMTASPNMEMMNEQQTLQGVLDPNCIQEPVQAATKGRKRKNKSTEPKKPAAKAAKSKGKQEKITDTFKVKRKVDRFNGVSEAELLTKTLPDILTFNLDIVIIGINPGLMAAYKGHHYPGPGNHFWKCLFMSGLSDQQLNHMDDHTLPHKYGIGFTNMVERTTPGSKDLSSKEFREGGRILVQKLQKYQPKIAVFNGKCIYDIFSKEVFGIKVKKLEFGLQPHKVPDTETLCYVMPSSSARCAQFPRAQDKVHYYIKLKDLRDQLKGILSNTEVQEVQYTFDLQLAQEDAKKMAVKEEKYDPGYEAAFGGAYSEKPANESETCNFPSNGTASSAECSSGSSFGDVPNGQWMTQSFTDQIPEFNNCRPQEEQENNA; encoded by the exons ATGATGACTGCATCTCCAAACATGGAGATGATGAATGAACAGCAAACTCTTCAAGGAGTTTTGGATCCAAACTGCATTCAGGAACCTGTTCAAG CTGCtacaaaaggaaggaagagaaaaaatAAATCTACTGAACCAAAAAAGCCTGCTGCTAAAGCTGCCAAGTCAAAAGGCAAGCAAGAGAAAATCACAGACACTTTCAAAGTCAAAAGAAAAGTGGATCGTTTTAATGGTGTATCTGAAGCTGAATTGTTGACCAAAACACTGCCTGACATACTGACTTTCAATTTGGACATTGTAATT ATTGGTATAAATCCAGGCTTAATGGCAGCCTACAAAGGGCATCATTACCCAGGACCTGGAAACCACTTTT GGAAGTGTCTGTTTATGTCTGGGCTTAGTGACCAACAGTTGAACCATATGGATGATCATACCTTACCGCATAAATATGGTATTGGATTTACAAATATGGTGGAAAGGACAACACCAGGTAGCAAGGATCTTTCCAG CAAAGAGTTTCGGGAAGGAGGACGAATTCTGGTGCAGAAATTACAGAAGTATCAACCTAAAATAGCAGTTTTTAATGGAAAAT GTATTTATGACATTTTTAGTAAAGAGGTTTTTGGAATAAAGGTTAAAAAGCTGGAATTCGGACTACAGCCACATAAAGTTCCAGACACAGAAACG CTTTGCTATGTTATGCCATCATCCAGTGCAAGATGTGCTCAGTTTCCTCGTGCACAAGATAAAGTTCATTATTATATAAAGCTGAAAGATCTAAGGGATCAGCTGAAAGGCATTTTGTCAAACACAGAGGTCCAAGAAGTGCAATACACCTTTGACTTGCAGCTTGCACAAG AGGATGCTAAGAAAATGGCtgtaaaagaagaaaaatatgaTCCAGGTTATGAAGCCGCTTTTGGAGGAGCTTACAGTGAGAAACCAGCCAATGAGAGTGAAACATGCAACTTTCCATCAAATGGAACAG CATCCAGTGCAGAATGTAGCAGTGGATCTTCCTTTGGAGATGTCCCCAATGGACAGTGGATGACACAATCCTTCACAGACCAGATTCCTGAATTTAACAACTGCAGGCCACAAGAGGAACAAGAAAACAATGCTTAA
- the TDG gene encoding G/T mismatch-specific thymine DNA glycosylase isoform X1 — protein sequence MEADGLGRYYTPLQPAFYPFPFHEMMTASPNMEMMNEQQTLQGVLDPNCIQEPVQAATKGRKRKNKSTEPKKPAAKAAKSKGKQEKITDTFKVKRKVDRFNGVSEAELLTKTLPDILTFNLDIVIIGINPGLMAAYKGHHYPGPGNHFWKCLFMSGLSDQQLNHMDDHTLPHKYGIGFTNMVERTTPGSKDLSSKEFREGGRILVQKLQKYQPKIAVFNGKCIYDIFSKEVFGIKVKKLEFGLQPHKVPDTETLCYVMPSSSARCAQFPRAQDKVHYYIKLKDLRDQLKGILSNTEVQEVQYTFDLQLAQEDAKKMAVKEEKYDPGYEAAFGGAYSEKPANESETCNFPSNGTASSAECSSGSSFGDVPNGQWMTQSFTDQIPEFNNCRPQEEQENNA from the exons ATATTACACTCCTCTCCAGCCAGCATTTTATCCTTTTCCTTTCCATGAAATGATGACTGCATCTCCAAACATGGAGATGATGAATGAACAGCAAACTCTTCAAGGAGTTTTGGATCCAAACTGCATTCAGGAACCTGTTCAAG CTGCtacaaaaggaaggaagagaaaaaatAAATCTACTGAACCAAAAAAGCCTGCTGCTAAAGCTGCCAAGTCAAAAGGCAAGCAAGAGAAAATCACAGACACTTTCAAAGTCAAAAGAAAAGTGGATCGTTTTAATGGTGTATCTGAAGCTGAATTGTTGACCAAAACACTGCCTGACATACTGACTTTCAATTTGGACATTGTAATT ATTGGTATAAATCCAGGCTTAATGGCAGCCTACAAAGGGCATCATTACCCAGGACCTGGAAACCACTTTT GGAAGTGTCTGTTTATGTCTGGGCTTAGTGACCAACAGTTGAACCATATGGATGATCATACCTTACCGCATAAATATGGTATTGGATTTACAAATATGGTGGAAAGGACAACACCAGGTAGCAAGGATCTTTCCAG CAAAGAGTTTCGGGAAGGAGGACGAATTCTGGTGCAGAAATTACAGAAGTATCAACCTAAAATAGCAGTTTTTAATGGAAAAT GTATTTATGACATTTTTAGTAAAGAGGTTTTTGGAATAAAGGTTAAAAAGCTGGAATTCGGACTACAGCCACATAAAGTTCCAGACACAGAAACG CTTTGCTATGTTATGCCATCATCCAGTGCAAGATGTGCTCAGTTTCCTCGTGCACAAGATAAAGTTCATTATTATATAAAGCTGAAAGATCTAAGGGATCAGCTGAAAGGCATTTTGTCAAACACAGAGGTCCAAGAAGTGCAATACACCTTTGACTTGCAGCTTGCACAAG AGGATGCTAAGAAAATGGCtgtaaaagaagaaaaatatgaTCCAGGTTATGAAGCCGCTTTTGGAGGAGCTTACAGTGAGAAACCAGCCAATGAGAGTGAAACATGCAACTTTCCATCAAATGGAACAG CATCCAGTGCAGAATGTAGCAGTGGATCTTCCTTTGGAGATGTCCCCAATGGACAGTGGATGACACAATCCTTCACAGACCAGATTCCTGAATTTAACAACTGCAGGCCACAAGAGGAACAAGAAAACAATGCTTAA